In the Gossypium arboreum isolate Shixiya-1 chromosome 10, ASM2569848v2, whole genome shotgun sequence genome, one interval contains:
- the LOC108487276 gene encoding uncharacterized protein LOC108487276, whose amino-acid sequence MAAALSYCKPSPFIGQFPSNFGKPVSLQSIEISTQASRITALFWGSKKSVKHHPVDSSLGDFTLTGSETEEIKENPTKGKKVSVSIISSILDVSSHEWDSCTLDATGPEKFNPFLTHGFLSSLEETGCAVKETGWMPSHIIAKDESENILGVAPLYLKSHSYGEFVFDHSWADAYYSFGARYYPKFQCCVPFTPVTGPRILVRNTSFKDQVFDVIVTALKDLTAKSQVSSLHITFPSEAEWYKLKDRGFLQRIGMQYHWKNRNYKSFDEFLMDMKQSKRKNIRQERKKIPAQDLTMKRLRGYEIKANHWDSFYKFYRNTTDNKWGSPYLTREFFHEMGSKMGDDVLLVVAEKGDELVAGALNLIGGDTIYGRLWGCDPQVYYPSLHFEACYYQAIEAAIELNLSTVEAGAQGEHKIQRGYLPVPTYSCHYFIDEGFEQAIGEFLVRESNQVDLVMKLFHESGPFKEGIH is encoded by the exons ATGGCGGCAGCACTCAGCTACTGCAAGCCTTCCCCATTCATCGGCCAATTTCCTTCCAACTTT GGGAAGCCAGTATCTCTGCAAAGCATCGAAATCTCGACGCAGGCATCTAGAATCACTGCACTGTTTTGGGGATCTAAGAAGTCTGTGAAGCATCACCCTGTGGATTCTTCTTTGGGGGATTTCACTTTGACAGGGTCAGAAACAGAG GAAATTAAAGAGAACCCGACAAAAGGCAAGAAGGTATCGGTATCGATTATTTCCTCAATTCTGGACGTTTCCTCACATGAATGGGATTCTTGCACTCTGGATGCTACCGGTCCTGAAAAGTTCAATCCATTTCTTACTCATGGTTTCCTTTCAAGCTTGGAAGAGACAGGTTGCGCAGTGAAG gaAACAGGATGGATGCCGAGCCATATCATTGCTAAGGATGAATCTGAAAATATTTTAGGTGTTGCTCCTCTCTATCTTAAAAG TCATTCCTATGGTGAATTTGTTTTCGATCATTCTTGGGCAGATGCATATTATAGTTTTGGAGCAAGATATTACCCAAAGTTCCAGTGTTGTGTGCCTTTCACTCCAGTGACTGGTCCTAGGATTCTAGTACGGAATACATCATTCAAGGATCAAGTTTTTGACGTTATCGTCACTGCTCTGAAGGATCTGACAGCCAAG TCTCAGGTTTCCTCTCTGCATATTACTTTCCCATCTGAAGCCGAATGGTACAAACTGAAGGATAGAGGATTCCTACAGAGGATTGGAATGCAATACCACTGGAAGAATCGCAACTATAAAAG TTTTGACGAGTTCTTGATGGATATGAAGCAAAGTAAAAGGAAAAATATCCGTCAAGAGCGCAAAAAG ATTCCTGCTCAGGATTTGACAATGAAACGGCTCAGAGGTTATGAAATTAAG GCCAATCACTGGGATTCCTTCTACAAGTTCTACCGCAATACTACTGATAATAA GTGGGGCAGTCCATACCTAACAAGAGAGTTCTTTCACGAAATGGGATCAAAGATGGGAGATGATGTGTTACTCGTAGTTGCCGAAAAAGGGGACGAGCTTGTTGCAGGAGCTCTGAATCTCATTGGAGGCGATACTATATATGGACGCTTATGGGGATGTGACCCTCAAGTCTATTATCCGAGCTTGCATTTTGAAGCATGTTATTATCAG GCAATCGAAGCGGCTATCGAGTTGAATCTAAGCACAGTAGAGGCTGGAGCTCAGGGTGAGCATAAGATTCAGCGAGGCTATTTGCCGGTGCCGACTTATAGCTGTCATTACTTTATCGATGAAGGTTTCGAGCAGGCCATAGGGGAATTTCTGGTTCGAGAATCAAATCAG GTTGACCTTGTTATGAAACTATTTCATGAATCTGGTCCCTTTAAGGAGGGCATACACTAA